The Acinetobacter pittii genome contains a region encoding:
- a CDS encoding acyclic terpene utilization AtuA family protein, translating into MASNQQDDERVVKIGCASGFWGDTNTAAFQLVHLTDINYLVFDYLSEITMSIMAKAKMVEPKHGYALDFVSRVMAPLLKKIAEKKIKVISNAGGVNPLACRDALQKIIKEYGLDLKVAVVLGDDLLPKHEQLKSQNIQEMFSGEALPEQVASSNAYLGAVAIRDALDLGADIVITGRVVDSAVVLAPLLHEYQWSLDDYDKLAQGSLAGHVIECGAQCTGGNFTDWQLVQGFDNMGFPVVEVSEDGSFVVTKPQGTGGLVSTATVAEQIVYEIGNPQAYLLPDVIANFSHVHLEQVGEHRVRVTGAKGQAPTTQYKVSATYPDGYRVLVSFLIAGREAPKKAQVIADAILVKCERVLAMRSVPPFSEKSVEILGIESTYGGHAQALDSREVVVKIAVKHMFKEACMFFASEIAQASTGMAPAVTGIVGGRPKASPVIKLFSFLINKNQVNVEIDFDGQRHAVEIPQGVSTEQLPTLTTGENAVYQGDEIEVPLIEIAHARSGDKGNHSNIGVIARKADYLPWIRAALTEQSVASYMRHVLDAEKGRVIRYELPGLNALNFMLENALGGGGVASLRIDPQGKAFAQQLLDMPVKVPAHLLEK; encoded by the coding sequence ATGGCAAGTAATCAACAGGATGATGAGCGTGTCGTAAAAATAGGGTGTGCCTCTGGTTTTTGGGGAGATACCAATACTGCTGCTTTTCAATTGGTACATCTAACCGATATTAATTATTTGGTTTTTGATTATTTGTCCGAGATCACCATGTCGATTATGGCAAAAGCGAAAATGGTAGAACCGAAACATGGCTATGCTTTGGACTTTGTCAGTCGGGTGATGGCGCCTCTACTTAAAAAAATTGCAGAAAAAAAGATTAAGGTTATTAGTAATGCTGGTGGTGTTAACCCATTGGCATGTCGAGATGCTTTGCAAAAAATAATTAAAGAATATGGACTAGATCTGAAAGTGGCTGTGGTATTAGGTGATGATCTTTTGCCAAAACATGAGCAGCTAAAATCACAGAATATTCAAGAAATGTTTAGCGGAGAAGCTTTGCCAGAACAGGTGGCAAGCAGTAATGCTTATTTAGGCGCGGTTGCTATTCGTGACGCCTTAGACTTAGGTGCAGATATTGTGATTACGGGTCGTGTAGTTGACTCTGCTGTGGTACTTGCACCCTTACTTCATGAATATCAGTGGTCGCTCGATGACTATGACAAATTAGCACAAGGTTCCTTGGCAGGTCATGTCATTGAATGTGGGGCTCAATGTACGGGTGGTAACTTTACCGATTGGCAATTGGTGCAGGGCTTCGACAACATGGGCTTTCCAGTCGTTGAAGTGAGTGAAGATGGCTCATTTGTTGTGACGAAACCACAGGGTACAGGTGGGCTGGTATCTACTGCCACGGTTGCTGAACAAATTGTTTATGAAATTGGTAATCCTCAAGCATATTTACTACCCGATGTAATTGCTAATTTCAGCCACGTGCATTTAGAACAAGTCGGAGAGCATCGAGTTCGTGTGACGGGTGCAAAAGGACAAGCACCAACTACACAATATAAAGTCAGCGCGACCTATCCTGATGGTTATCGGGTTTTAGTAAGTTTCCTCATTGCAGGTCGTGAGGCACCGAAAAAAGCGCAAGTCATTGCTGATGCGATTTTGGTTAAGTGTGAGCGTGTTTTAGCAATGCGTTCAGTGCCACCTTTTAGTGAAAAATCGGTTGAAATCTTAGGGATTGAAAGTACCTATGGTGGACATGCTCAGGCATTAGATAGTCGTGAAGTGGTAGTCAAAATAGCTGTAAAACATATGTTTAAAGAAGCATGTATGTTCTTTGCATCTGAAATTGCACAAGCTTCAACAGGTATGGCTCCAGCCGTGACAGGAATTGTTGGAGGCCGACCCAAAGCATCTCCAGTGATCAAATTATTTTCATTTTTAATTAATAAAAATCAGGTGAATGTTGAAATCGATTTTGATGGCCAACGTCATGCGGTTGAAATTCCACAAGGGGTTTCTACAGAGCAATTGCCTACATTAACAACAGGCGAAAATGCAGTTTATCAAGGGGATGAAATTGAAGTTCCTTTGATTGAAATTGCGCATGCTCGCAGTGGTGATAAAGGCAATCATAGCAATATCGGCGTGATTGCACGTAAAGCAGACTATTTACCATGGATTCGTGCAGCACTAACTGAACAGTCTGTTGCGAGCTATATGCGACATGTTTTGGATGCTGAGAAAGGACGAGTAATCCGTTATGAGTTACCGGGTTTAAATGCACTGAATTTTATGTTGGAGAATGCCTTAGGCGGTGGTGGTGTTGCCAGCTTACGTATTGATCCGCAAGGTAAAGCCTTTGCCCAACAGTTATTGGATATGCCTGTTAAAGTTCCGGCACATCTTTTAGAAAAATAA
- a CDS encoding DUF2007 domain-containing protein, translated as MPWIVVKTFSFPYEAQIAKTQLEAFGIPVYIENEHTINMDWLYSNALGGVRLLVPENYVDEANSFLEKDFSDELEQKFGESKECCPECGSLDIEVNTEGKKSAFIAFMFFGLPLFSFKKGNRCRHCGHFWN; from the coding sequence ATGCCGTGGATCGTAGTTAAAACTTTCTCGTTTCCTTATGAGGCACAAATTGCAAAGACTCAATTAGAAGCATTTGGAATTCCTGTTTATATTGAAAATGAGCATACAATTAATATGGATTGGCTCTATTCTAATGCTTTAGGTGGAGTTCGCTTATTAGTTCCAGAGAACTATGTTGATGAAGCGAACTCATTTCTTGAAAAAGACTTCAGTGATGAGCTTGAACAAAAGTTTGGGGAGAGTAAAGAATGTTGCCCTGAGTGTGGAAGTTTGGATATAGAAGTTAATACTGAAGGAAAAAAATCTGCCTTTATAGCGTTTATGTTTTTCGGTCTACCTTTATTTTCTTTTAAAAAAGGTAATAGATGTAGGCATTGTGGGCACTTTTGGAATTAA
- a CDS encoding acyl-CoA dehydrogenase family protein — MKFTAEHEVLRRTARQFVQNELNPHIPEWEAAGRFPIHEVFKKMGDLGLLGICKPEENGGLALDYSYNLVVAEEIGYAACGGVPLAIGVQTDMATPALARFGSKELRDEFLTPAIAGEYVASIAVSEVHAGSDVAAIKTTAKKDGDDYVINGSKMWITNSLQADFFCLLANTSDDKPHVNKSMIIVPAKTKGISFSEPLNKLGMRSTTTAQVYLDNVRVPQRNLVGVEGMGFMMQMMQFQEERLWACANAIGGLENLIKKTIDYTKERMTFGQPLINNQYIHFHFAELMTEVEALKALTYQACEQHIAGEDVTKLASMAKLKAGRLTREVADSCLQYWGGNGFMWDNPASQLYRDGRLGSIGGGADEIMLGIICKLMDILPKKQK; from the coding sequence ATGAAATTTACTGCCGAACATGAAGTATTGCGCCGTACAGCTCGTCAATTTGTTCAAAATGAGCTGAATCCACATATTCCAGAATGGGAAGCTGCGGGACGTTTCCCAATCCATGAAGTATTTAAGAAGATGGGTGATCTTGGTTTATTAGGAATTTGCAAGCCAGAAGAAAATGGCGGTTTAGCGTTAGATTATTCGTATAACCTCGTGGTTGCAGAAGAAATTGGCTATGCGGCTTGTGGCGGGGTGCCTCTGGCGATTGGTGTGCAAACCGATATGGCAACACCTGCTTTGGCACGTTTTGGTAGTAAAGAGTTACGTGATGAGTTTTTAACACCAGCGATTGCAGGGGAATATGTCGCATCGATTGCAGTATCGGAAGTGCATGCCGGTTCGGATGTTGCTGCCATTAAAACCACAGCAAAAAAAGATGGTGATGACTATGTCATTAACGGCAGCAAAATGTGGATTACCAACTCCTTGCAGGCCGATTTTTTCTGTCTTTTAGCCAATACATCTGATGATAAACCACACGTTAATAAGTCGATGATTATTGTGCCGGCAAAGACTAAGGGGATTAGTTTTTCAGAACCATTAAATAAATTAGGGATGCGCTCAACAACCACAGCACAAGTTTATTTAGACAATGTACGTGTACCACAGCGTAATTTGGTGGGTGTTGAAGGCATGGGCTTCATGATGCAAATGATGCAATTTCAGGAAGAGCGCCTATGGGCTTGTGCCAATGCCATTGGTGGGTTGGAAAATTTAATCAAAAAGACCATCGACTATACCAAAGAGCGTATGACGTTTGGACAACCCCTCATTAATAACCAATATATCCATTTTCATTTTGCCGAACTCATGACCGAAGTGGAAGCGCTTAAAGCCTTAACCTACCAAGCGTGTGAACAGCATATTGCGGGTGAAGATGTGACCAAGCTGGCATCTATGGCAAAGCTCAAAGCTGGACGTTTAACTCGTGAAGTTGCCGATAGTTGTCTGCAATACTGGGGTGGTAATGGCTTTATGTGGGATAACCCTGCATCTCAGTTATATCGCGATGGTCGTTTAGGTTCAATTGGTGGCGGGGCAGATGAGATTATGCTAGGGATTATCTGTAAGTTGATGGACATCCTACCTAAAAAACAGAAATAA
- a CDS encoding 23S rRNA (adenine(2030)-N(6))-methyltransferase RlmJ, producing the protein MNYRHHFHAGNFADVMKHVLLLQLLNRLNAKDKPYRYIDTHGGAGKYDLSLAPAQKSGEFLTGIHRLVQLSDMEKRQAPEAIQQYLKLVEQLRSEEGKGSYPGSPWFALQGMREIDKATIFEMQRDVFQQLRHNIRDKRAGLHERDAYEGLLGVIPPKEKRGLVMIDPPYELERKDFPQLVELLQQAYKKWPTGVFAVWYPIKDRAMIERFEKKMFKTGIRRQLVCEICVWPDDTPVGLNGCGLLVINPPWQFSEQADQALQWLFPHLRMQETGGHAAVRWLVGE; encoded by the coding sequence ATGAATTACCGTCACCATTTCCATGCGGGCAACTTTGCAGATGTTATGAAGCATGTGCTTTTGCTACAGCTGCTCAACCGTTTAAATGCTAAAGATAAACCTTATCGTTATATCGATACGCATGGAGGGGCAGGCAAATATGATTTATCTCTGGCACCTGCACAAAAGTCTGGAGAGTTTCTCACAGGCATTCATCGTCTAGTTCAACTATCTGACATGGAAAAGCGTCAGGCACCTGAAGCAATCCAGCAATATTTGAAATTGGTCGAACAATTACGTTCTGAGGAAGGAAAGGGTAGTTATCCTGGTTCTCCTTGGTTTGCCCTGCAAGGCATGCGTGAAATCGACAAAGCGACAATATTTGAAATGCAGCGCGATGTATTTCAGCAATTACGTCATAATATTCGCGATAAACGTGCAGGTTTACATGAGCGCGATGCATATGAAGGCTTGCTTGGCGTAATTCCGCCAAAAGAAAAGCGCGGTCTAGTTATGATCGACCCACCTTACGAATTAGAACGTAAAGACTTTCCGCAATTAGTTGAACTTTTACAGCAAGCTTATAAAAAATGGCCAACAGGCGTTTTTGCAGTTTGGTATCCAATTAAAGACCGAGCGATGATTGAACGTTTTGAAAAGAAAATGTTTAAAACGGGTATTCGCCGTCAGTTAGTTTGTGAAATTTGTGTATGGCCAGATGACACTCCTGTAGGTCTAAATGGTTGTGGTTTATTAGTGATTAACCCACCTTGGCAGTTCTCTGAACAAGCAGACCAAGCACTACAGTGGTTATTCCCGCATCTACGCATGCAAGAAACTGGTGGTCATGCTGCTGTTCGCTGGTTGGTAGGTGAGTAA
- a CDS encoding DUF4256 domain-containing protein, with product MTTKKQLSPKQIEVLIELLKARFEKNSHRHKEIEWTNVRAKLIESPEKLWSLQEMENTGGEPDVVAYNQQKDEYLFVDCSAETPKGRRSLCYDREALQSRKDHPPKNSATDLLQEIGAELLTEEQYHQLQQLGEFDLKTSSWLATPEEIRKLGGALFADCRYGRVFIYHNGAQSYYAARGFRCCLRV from the coding sequence ATGACAACTAAAAAACAGTTATCTCCAAAACAAATAGAGGTTTTAATTGAACTATTAAAAGCTAGATTTGAAAAGAATTCACATCGCCATAAAGAAATTGAGTGGACAAATGTGCGAGCAAAATTAATAGAGTCACCAGAAAAATTGTGGTCATTGCAAGAAATGGAGAATACTGGGGGAGAGCCAGACGTTGTAGCGTATAATCAGCAAAAAGATGAATATTTATTTGTCGATTGTTCTGCTGAAACACCCAAAGGTCGTAGAAGCCTTTGCTATGATCGTGAGGCTCTACAATCTAGAAAAGATCATCCTCCTAAAAATAGCGCAACAGACTTACTCCAAGAAATAGGGGCTGAACTTCTAACAGAAGAGCAATATCACCAATTACAACAGCTCGGGGAGTTTGATCTAAAAACATCTAGCTGGCTTGCTACTCCAGAGGAAATCCGAAAATTAGGAGGAGCTCTTTTTGCGGACTGTCGCTATGGTCGAGTCTTCATCTATCATAATGGAGCCCAGTCTTATTATGCAGCTCGTGGTTTTCGCTGCTGTTTAAGGGTATAA
- the pssA gene encoding CDP-diacylglycerol--serine O-phosphatidyltransferase → MTNAPKPEQDLTHNEHSFDGITFEVVEEEDNPEGQKVKRRGIYLWPNLITTAALLSGFYSIIASMNGDFNQAIYAIFIAALLDGLDGRVARAIGAQSAFGEQYDSLSDLLAFGVAPAMLMYSWSLHDLGRIGLACCFVYTACAAFRLARFNVQIGVVDKRYFIGIASPLAAIIIISLVWVARDYPFIFDLRDIAIQTINAVLMVIVGLLMISNIKYYSFKQMDRKRVPFVVMLPVVLIFAAITYNIPMGILTVSIIYALSGFVTTLFARKSNETLKT, encoded by the coding sequence ATGACAAATGCGCCTAAACCAGAGCAAGATTTAACTCATAATGAACATTCATTTGATGGGATTACATTTGAAGTGGTTGAAGAAGAAGATAATCCGGAAGGACAAAAAGTGAAGCGCCGAGGTATTTATCTTTGGCCTAACTTAATTACAACCGCTGCTCTGTTGTCCGGTTTCTATTCCATCATTGCAAGTATGAATGGCGATTTTAATCAAGCGATCTATGCCATTTTTATTGCAGCGCTATTAGATGGTTTAGATGGTCGAGTTGCTCGAGCAATTGGCGCGCAAAGCGCTTTTGGCGAACAATATGATTCTCTCTCGGACTTGTTAGCTTTTGGTGTGGCTCCGGCAATGCTGATGTATAGCTGGAGTTTGCATGATTTAGGTCGTATTGGTCTGGCTTGTTGTTTTGTTTATACAGCCTGCGCAGCCTTCCGACTAGCGCGTTTTAATGTGCAAATAGGCGTTGTTGATAAGCGTTATTTTATCGGCATTGCAAGTCCACTCGCTGCTATTATCATTATTTCACTTGTCTGGGTTGCTCGCGATTATCCTTTCATTTTTGATTTACGTGATATTGCGATTCAAACTATTAATGCTGTTCTTATGGTAATTGTGGGATTACTCATGATTTCCAATATTAAATATTATTCTTTCAAGCAGATGGATCGTAAACGCGTTCCTTTTGTAGTTATGTTGCCAGTAGTACTGATTTTTGCGGCAATCACTTATAATATTCCAATGGGCATTTTGACAGTTTCAATTATCTATGCTCTATCTGGCTTTGTTACGACTCTATTTGCACGCAAGAGTAATGAAACACTAAAAACATAA
- a CDS encoding SDR family oxidoreductase, producing MSYQSIFRPDAFANKVIIVTGGGSGIGRCTAHELAALGAQVVITGRKIEKLEKVSQEIIEDGGLVHFIVCDNREEEQVKNMIAEVIEKFGKLDGLVNNAGGQFPSALENISANGFDAVVRNNLHATFYLMREAYNQWMAKHGGSIVNMTADMWGGMPGMAHSGAARSGVDNLTKTASVEWGKSGVRVNAVAPGWIVSSGMDNYSGDFAKVIIPSLAGNVPLKRMGTESEVSSAICYLLSDAAAFVSGVTLRIDGAASQGTRMYPLTEATNSQSYNGFHRAFIPEIFKKDKTEKVEQSNNSGSE from the coding sequence ATGAGTTATCAATCAATATTTAGACCAGATGCTTTCGCCAATAAAGTCATTATTGTGACAGGTGGAGGCTCAGGTATTGGCCGTTGTACGGCACATGAGCTTGCAGCCCTTGGTGCCCAAGTGGTAATTACAGGACGCAAAATTGAAAAATTAGAGAAAGTAAGCCAAGAAATTATAGAAGATGGGGGCTTAGTTCATTTCATTGTTTGTGATAACCGTGAAGAAGAACAAGTGAAAAATATGATTGCCGAAGTGATTGAAAAATTCGGCAAACTCGATGGTTTGGTAAATAATGCAGGCGGGCAGTTCCCTTCAGCTTTAGAGAATATTTCAGCGAATGGTTTCGATGCAGTCGTGCGTAATAATTTACACGCAACTTTCTATTTAATGCGTGAAGCTTATAACCAATGGATGGCTAAACATGGTGGCAGTATTGTCAATATGACTGCTGATATGTGGGGCGGCATGCCAGGAATGGCGCATTCTGGAGCTGCGCGTTCGGGGGTTGATAACTTAACTAAAACAGCATCGGTTGAGTGGGGCAAATCTGGCGTTCGTGTAAATGCGGTTGCACCGGGGTGGATTGTGTCATCTGGTATGGATAATTATAGCGGTGATTTTGCCAAAGTGATTATTCCAAGTCTTGCTGGCAATGTACCGCTAAAACGTATGGGAACTGAGTCGGAAGTCTCATCGGCAATTTGTTATTTACTGTCCGATGCTGCGGCTTTTGTGTCAGGTGTAACTTTGCGTATTGATGGCGCTGCATCGCAAGGGACACGCATGTACCCACTAACCGAAGCGACAAATAGTCAGTCTTATAATGGTTTCCATCGCGCGTTTATTCCTGAAATTTTTAAAAAAGATAAGACTGAGAAAGTCGAGCAAAGCAATAATTCAGGCTCGGAGTGA
- a CDS encoding acyl-CoA dehydrogenase family protein codes for MQLNPIYYNEQHIAFADNVRRFVQKEMAPFVNDWDEAETFPRELYKKAAEIGLLGLGFSEEYGGIPDADPFYSLLAGVEMAKAGSGGVHISLMVHTIGAPPIQHFGSEELKSKVLPRIISGEKISALAITEPGGGSDVAALQTKAVRDGDYYIVSGEKTFITSGIRADYYTVAVRTDPTKTGAEGISMLLIDAHSEGITKTPLKKMGWWASDTAHLHFDQVRVPASNLLGKENSGFKVIMNNFNMERFFLGVVAYGYALVCYEEALEWAQQRKTFDKRLIDHQVVRHKLVDMATQLTSTRALLEETAWKMTQPKLQGPDLVAQISMLKNVATRTMQFCADAAVQTLGGMGFMRGTKSERIYREVKVNMIGGGAEEIMKDLISKQLSY; via the coding sequence ATGCAGCTCAATCCAATTTACTATAATGAACAACATATAGCTTTTGCCGATAATGTTCGTAGATTTGTACAAAAAGAAATGGCCCCTTTCGTTAATGACTGGGATGAGGCTGAGACATTCCCAAGAGAACTTTATAAAAAGGCTGCTGAAATTGGTCTATTAGGTTTAGGTTTTTCTGAGGAATATGGCGGTATTCCTGATGCAGATCCATTTTATTCATTACTGGCTGGTGTAGAAATGGCAAAAGCTGGTTCGGGTGGAGTACATATTTCACTCATGGTACATACAATTGGAGCACCACCGATTCAGCATTTTGGAAGTGAAGAACTAAAGTCAAAAGTTTTACCAAGGATTATTTCTGGAGAAAAGATTTCAGCATTGGCGATTACAGAACCAGGTGGTGGTTCTGATGTGGCTGCATTACAGACTAAAGCTGTCAGAGATGGTGATTACTATATTGTTTCTGGTGAGAAAACCTTTATTACATCGGGAATTCGTGCAGATTATTATACAGTTGCAGTGCGTACTGATCCGACAAAAACGGGTGCAGAAGGCATTTCAATGTTGCTCATTGATGCACACAGTGAAGGTATTACTAAAACACCTTTGAAAAAAATGGGATGGTGGGCTTCTGATACGGCGCATTTGCATTTTGATCAAGTACGAGTACCTGCATCAAATCTACTTGGTAAAGAAAATTCTGGTTTTAAAGTTATTATGAATAACTTTAATATGGAGCGATTTTTCTTGGGAGTAGTGGCTTATGGGTACGCGTTAGTCTGTTATGAAGAAGCTTTAGAATGGGCACAGCAGCGTAAAACTTTTGATAAAAGATTAATAGATCATCAAGTAGTACGCCATAAGTTGGTAGATATGGCAACCCAGCTGACCTCAACGAGGGCATTACTTGAAGAAACTGCATGGAAAATGACTCAACCAAAACTACAAGGGCCTGACTTGGTGGCGCAAATTTCAATGCTTAAAAATGTTGCGACTCGCACAATGCAGTTTTGTGCTGATGCGGCTGTACAAACGTTAGGTGGTATGGGCTTTATGCGAGGTACCAAGTCGGAACGTATTTACCGTGAAGTGAAGGTCAATATGATTGGTGGTGGTGCTGAAGAAATTATGAAAGATTTAATTAGTAAACAGTTGAGTTATTAA
- a CDS encoding acyl-CoA carboxylase subunit beta, with protein MTILQSEITVGSEQYQNNKEALLAQLSEVRAIQQKSIDKSYAAKPKFDKKGKILPHERVRLLLDADSPFVELCGLVGYNMHDDKDGSEAGGGVIAGIGFVSGVRCLVSASNSAIKGGTMSPMGVQKTLRLQKIALEQKLPLITLTESGGANLNYAAEVFTYGGMTFANQARLSAAGIPQLAVVHGNATAGGAYQPGLSDYVIVVRKQTEMLLAGPPLLLAATGEVATAEELGGAEMHAQVAGTAEYLAENDADGIRLAREIFEHLNWKEQIKPVDVTYKEPRYDTEELLGVIPSDPKQPFDMKEVVTRIIDDSDFLEFKQEYDDLTVCGWAKIGGLHIGIITNNGPITPQGAAKAAQFIHLCEQTKRPLLFLHNTTGFMVGTDAEQNGIIKHGSKLIQAVANCTVPKISIVVAGSYGAGNYAMCGRSLSPDFIFAWPNSHVAVMGSAQAGKVLRIVAEGKQKASGQEPNPQMLDFLEQSTAMKLEQQSTALFNTAMLHDDGIIDPRDTRKLLIFLLQTIYEAQQRELNPSRFGVSRF; from the coding sequence ATGACCATTCTTCAATCTGAAATTACTGTTGGTAGTGAACAGTATCAAAATAATAAAGAAGCACTGCTTGCTCAGCTGAGTGAAGTCCGTGCAATTCAGCAAAAAAGCATTGATAAATCGTATGCTGCTAAACCGAAGTTTGACAAGAAAGGCAAGATTTTGCCGCATGAGCGTGTACGGTTATTACTCGATGCTGATTCGCCTTTTGTTGAGCTGTGTGGTTTGGTCGGCTACAACATGCATGATGATAAAGATGGCTCTGAAGCGGGTGGCGGCGTGATTGCCGGCATTGGTTTTGTCAGTGGTGTGCGTTGTCTGGTCTCTGCAAGTAACAGTGCGATTAAAGGCGGGACCATGTCACCCATGGGTGTACAGAAAACCTTGCGCTTGCAAAAAATTGCTTTAGAACAAAAACTCCCACTGATTACGCTGACCGAAAGTGGCGGTGCCAACTTAAATTATGCGGCAGAAGTATTTACCTATGGCGGCATGACCTTTGCCAATCAGGCACGTCTTTCTGCGGCAGGTATTCCCCAACTTGCAGTGGTGCATGGTAATGCAACGGCAGGAGGGGCTTATCAACCCGGACTTTCCGATTATGTCATTGTAGTACGCAAACAAACAGAGATGCTTCTTGCAGGTCCACCTTTACTTTTAGCTGCGACTGGTGAAGTAGCAACAGCTGAAGAATTGGGCGGAGCAGAAATGCATGCGCAAGTTGCCGGAACCGCAGAATATCTGGCTGAAAATGATGCCGATGGGATTCGACTGGCACGTGAAATTTTTGAACACCTGAACTGGAAAGAGCAAATCAAACCAGTTGATGTGACTTATAAAGAGCCTCGTTACGATACCGAGGAACTGTTGGGTGTGATTCCAAGTGATCCTAAACAACCATTTGATATGAAAGAAGTGGTTACCCGCATTATTGACGATTCAGATTTTCTAGAATTTAAGCAGGAATATGATGATTTAACGGTATGTGGCTGGGCAAAAATTGGTGGTTTGCATATCGGTATTATTACCAATAATGGTCCGATTACCCCTCAAGGAGCAGCGAAAGCAGCTCAGTTTATTCACTTATGTGAACAGACTAAGCGTCCGTTATTGTTTTTGCATAACACCACAGGTTTTATGGTAGGAACTGACGCAGAGCAAAACGGTATTATCAAACACGGCTCGAAACTGATTCAAGCGGTTGCCAATTGTACTGTACCTAAAATTTCGATTGTTGTGGCAGGGTCATATGGTGCTGGTAACTACGCGATGTGCGGTCGGAGTTTATCGCCAGATTTTATTTTTGCTTGGCCGAATTCGCATGTTGCTGTAATGGGTTCTGCACAGGCTGGAAAAGTATTACGTATTGTAGCCGAAGGAAAGCAAAAAGCTTCAGGGCAGGAGCCGAATCCGCAAATGCTCGATTTTCTTGAGCAAAGCACTGCGATGAAATTGGAACAACAATCTACCGCACTTTTCAATACGGCCATGCTACATGACGACGGTATTATCGATCCGCGAGATACCCGAAAATTATTAATTTTCCTTTTACAAACCATTTATGAAGCACAGCAGCGCGAGTTGAATCCAAGCCGTTTTGGTGTGTCACGTTTTTAA
- a CDS encoding TetR/AcrR family transcriptional regulator: MIATSIEQIPNISCFDDSPRGRLLRGAAYLFHKQGYDKTTVRELAQFIGIQSGSLFHHFKSKDDILAHVMEETIIYNLARLKDAAAQSTDPEQQLRALIKSELISITGDTGAAMAVLVYEWFALSKEKQDYLLKMRNEYEQIWLDVIEKLRTEGKVKHDAFIWRRLVGGAISWTVTWYKAEGKVKIDELTEMVWEMALK, from the coding sequence ATGATTGCGACTTCAATTGAACAGATTCCAAATATCTCTTGTTTTGATGACAGCCCACGTGGTCGCTTATTACGAGGGGCTGCCTACCTATTTCATAAACAAGGCTATGACAAAACCACTGTACGCGAACTTGCTCAATTTATTGGAATCCAGTCGGGAAGCTTATTCCACCACTTTAAAAGTAAAGATGACATCCTCGCTCACGTGATGGAGGAAACCATTATTTACAATCTTGCTCGTTTAAAAGATGCAGCCGCTCAATCTACCGATCCAGAACAACAATTACGTGCTCTTATTAAATCTGAACTCATTTCAATTACTGGAGATACTGGTGCAGCCATGGCTGTTTTGGTCTATGAATGGTTTGCCCTGTCAAAAGAAAAACAAGATTATCTTCTAAAAATGCGTAATGAATATGAGCAAATCTGGTTAGATGTTATTGAAAAATTACGCACTGAAGGCAAGGTAAAGCATGATGCCTTTATTTGGCGAAGATTAGTTGGTGGTGCAATTTCGTGGACCGTAACTTGGTATAAAGCTGAGGGTAAAGTCAAAATTGATGAGTTAACCGAAATGGTCTGGGAAATGGCTTTGAAATAA